A stretch of Mytilus edulis chromosome 11, xbMytEdul2.2, whole genome shotgun sequence DNA encodes these proteins:
- the LOC139494046 gene encoding LOW QUALITY PROTEIN: uncharacterized protein (The sequence of the model RefSeq protein was modified relative to this genomic sequence to represent the inferred CDS: substituted 1 base at 1 genomic stop codon), with amino-acid sequence MFISDTYKTLWCRLDHYTCSAKSSDHYGAESDHYGAESDHYGTESDHNGAKSDHYGAEXDHYGSEPDHYGAESDHYGAELDHYSAKSDHYGAESDHYGAESDHYGAESDHYGAESDRYSAKSDHYGTESDHYGAESDHHRAELHHYSAESDHYSAESDHYAAESDVASPLIPSPPKKNVINQGPVILNSEEHPGFAPAITNLHGIPSDFSCIRYKL; translated from the exons ATGTTCATCTCCGATACCTATAAAACATTGTGGTGCAGATTAGACCATTATACATGTAGTGCAAAGTCGTCAGACCATTATGGTGCAGAGTCAGACCATTATGGTGCAGAGTCAGACCATTATGGTACAGAGTCAGACCATAATGGTGCAAAGTCAGACCATTATGGTGCAGAGTAAGACCATTATGGTTCAGAGCCAGACCATTATGGTGCAGAGTCAGACCATTATGGTGCAGA ATTAGACCATTATAGTGCAAAGTCAGACCATTATGGTGCAGAGTCAGACCATTATGGTGCAGAGTCAGACCATTATGGTGCAGAGTCAGACCATTATGGTGCTGAGTCAGACCGTTATAGTGCAAAGTCAGACCATTATGGTACAGAGTCAGACCATTATGGTGCAGAGTCAGACCATCATCGTGCAGAGTTACACCATTATAGTGCAGAGTCAGACCATTATAGTGCAGAGTCAGACCATTATGCTGCAGAGTCAGACGTTGCTTCCCCTTTAATTCCCTccccaccaaaaaaaaatgtaattaatcaAGGTCCTGTTATTCTCAATTCTGAGGAGCACCCTGGATTCGCGCCTGCAATTACAAATCTGCATGGCATACCTTCCGACTTTTCATGTATTCGATATAAATTATAA